The genomic DNA ccaggcatcccggGACAAAGGAGTTTTAAGCAGGCGAAAGACTTGAGTGGATATGTCTCAAAAGAACAGACTCCTCGCTCAACATCATCCAGACCAAAACCCCTTCTTTTGCTAAGACGACCTGGAAAAAGtaagtgctggcgaggatgcgcAGAAATTGGGACCCTCGGACGCTGCTGGCGGGGATCTCAAATGATACGGCTTCTGGGGAAGACAGTTTGGCACCCCTCCAAGTTAAAGACAGAGCTGACATATGACCCAGCTGTTCCACTCCCTTAGCATATAGCCAAGAAAGTTAACAACACATGTCCACACgaaaacatgcacacaaatacTCTTAGTGTTACTCACTacagccaagaaatggaaacaacccaaatgaatggataagatgTGGCCGTGTCCATACAATGGATTGTTACTCAGCCAATTAAAGGGAGCAGATGTCTAGCACAcctgctacaacatagatgagcCTTGAAAGCAGTACCCAGCGAAAGAATCTAGACGTGGAAGGCCACATATCGTGTAATTCCATTGATATAAAATgtgcagaggtgcctgggtggctcagtcagttaagcatccgacttcggctcaggtcatgatctcacggtttgtgggttcaaaccccaccttgggctctgtgctgtcgtctggagcctggagcctgcatcagattctgtgtctctctctctgtcccacccctgcttgtgctctctttctctctcaagaataaacattaaaaaaatttttttccatgtgcAGAACGGGAAAATCCACAGAGGTGAAAAGTAGGTTAGTGGTGGCGGCAGGCTGAGGAGAGGCGGTGGGGGGTGACTGCAACCGGCCGTGCGATttccttttgggggtgatgaaaatgtgaaattaagTAGCGCCGATGGTTGCACAATTTTGTGAATTTACTAAAAACTACTGAACTGTGTACTTTGAAAGGATGcatgtatggtatgtgaattatatctcaataaaaaattcatttacaaaaatgaagGCCAAAGCAGTAAAGTGCCTGGGCAAAgtgcaggtgcaaaggccctctGGTGTTAAACTAAAAATCcttagaagaaacaaaactaaaatctgGCTATAAAAAGGAGACGAGGGGCatctgagcggctcagtcggttgagtgtccgacttttcagcttgggtcatgatctcatggttcatgagttcgagccccgtgtcgggctctgtgctgacagtacaaagcctgcttgggattctctgtttctctctcgcagaccctcccctgctctctctcaaaataaatatttaaaaaataacaaaaaggagACAAGAGTGGGCAGCTGCACTTACCAGTTGTTCCAGAATCACATGGAAAAGAACAGCTTCCTCAGATTGAATTGCCTGGGTGCGgactggctcttttttttttttttttttagtttttatttatttttacatttatttatttttgagagagagagagagcaatagtcggggaggaatagagagagggagacacagaatccgaagagggctccaggctttgagctgtcagcacagagccccacgcggggctccaactcacaaactgtgagatcatgacctgagtcgaagtccgacgcttaactgactgagccacccaggcgccccggggactGGCTCTTTTAACCTTCAGAAGGCTCTCCTGCTTGGTGAGGCTGGAAACTTACAACGTACCTGCCACAATCCCCCACTGCCAGAGTCCCGGCGGAGTTAGCCCCCTTCTGTTGCCGCATCTGTGTGACACTGGAGGTGGAAGGGAGGTGACCACGTCCCTCCCGCTGCTCCTGGCCGTACTTGCTACCTGACAGCAGGGCTGTAGAACTTGGGTCTCCCCTGCAAGGGAGGCCCAGTGGTGGGTTGCCTCCAACTTGGAGCCGTGGACAGTGGTGACTTCTTGACACGAACCCCTCATCCTGGGCCAAAGCTCTGGGCAGCTTGTCAGCAGCTCCACGTGTGTGGCCGTGGGCCGAGAGCTCTGGGAACTCCTTTGCCCCCACCTCCAGAGGGAGCATGAGGAAAAGGTGCCTCAGTGGGTCAGTTCCGTATTGTTCTGGAAACCGTTCCAGACCTGGTCCAGTACAAATCCAGGTCCTTGAgcctcccaccttcccccccGGTCTGTAAGCTCCAAATTTCCTGTACAGAAAGTCTACAGAACCAGAGCATAAcaccctcccctccagaaacccgTGTGCAGTCTCGATACGGCTGAAATGGCTTCCCAACGTGTCCCAGGTGGCTGACTCGTGTGCACACCCCACATGCTGGCCAACGGGGGATCTAGCAGGCGGCTGGGATCCTCCCTCATCCAGGGGCCAGGCCAGGGAAAGGAAGTGCGGGTTCTTGCCTTCCTGCGTCCTTGGGATAATACCGCTTTCCTGCTTGAATCTGAATGCTGGCATCTGATACCCCGACCATGCATATGCTGACCTTAGCTTCCTGGGGCCTCCCACGCTCAGGGATCATGCAACCCAGTCAGAGGCTCGCGCCAAGGTCAGGCTTGCTCCCCTGAGGttctggaggaggagcagagggcagCTCCTGTCATGTGATATTGGCAGGGATTCAATGTCAAACACCTTCCATGGAGGACAAGAGCTATCAAAACCAAGTGGCCATCAGAGACCCATCAGACCACTGATCCTGGATCTGGGGATACTCGCATGTGGACAAGGAGATACAGCAATGCCCGGACAAACGCCCGGCAGCAGGCTGGAGACCGGGGCCGTCTACAAGATGAGCCACCAGCAAGGACCACGCAGACGCTCATGTCTCTGAAACCACGCTATGTCGAGGTGAGAGTTCAGTGTGCCTTGTAAGCCTTCATCGGTGTGAAGAGAGGGGTCAGAGGGGCTCACACATGCAGACCTCTCTGGGAGGAGCCACGGCAACCACTACGAGCAGGGGCCCTGCAGAGGCCCTGGGAACGAGGGACCGAAGGCAGCCGCTCTCCTCTGCACTGCTGCCCCAAGTGTATGGATTACTTTAAAATACCACGTACCCATGAGTCCTCCAAGGTGGTTCAAATGGGTCACCCACTAATTACCTGCAGTCACAACTGGGAGTTATCTTCTCTAGTGGTTTGATCTTCCAACCAAGACCTCGTGTCCTTTCACAGGAGAACCCAAGGTCCCAGTAGCTACTCGGCTAATTTCTGCCCCCAGAAATGACTTAGTAGAGAACCCTGGCTATCACAGGGGACATTAACGTGCCTAAAACCAACCTCCAGACGTCCTCCAAACCCACCTTCCCCGGGGACTCCATCTGTCAATCGCCCCAGCTCATCAGTGCTCAAACTAAGCTCAAGTCAGCCCCAAATCCTCCCTTCTGTGCTCACCTCCATCCACCTGGCAGCAGGAGGCCCAACTACTTTCCTGGTCCCACACACACCTCACTCACCCTCTGCACATGGCCTCCCCAGGTCACCACCAACATCCTCAAAGGTCTTCCCGATCCTACTCAAACTACCCCATCCATTAACCCTCAAGAAGACCTCAAGAATAtctgcccaggggcgcctgggtggcgcagtcggttaagcgtccgacttcagccaggtcacgatctcgcggtccgtgagttcgagccccgcgtcgggctctgggctgatggctcagagcctggagcctgtttctgattctgtgtctcgctctctctctgcccctcccccgttcatgctctgtctctttctgtcccaaaaataaataaacgttgaaaaaaatattaaaaaaaaaaaaaagaatatctgccCAGCCCCCCTGTGCGCACAAGTATGCCCATGCACACACCCCACACATCACAGGCATGCACACATCTCATGGGCACATGGGCGCCACGTGCACACACTCAAGCACACAATCACGTGTGCATGCACGGGAGTGCACACGCATCACACGCAGGCACACATCACGTGCACACGGGCaccacacgcgcacacacaagCAATCACACGTGCACGCACAGGGGCGCACACGCatcatatacatgcacacattcaACGTACACACAGGCACCACGCACACAATCacttgtacatacatacacagggGTACACACGCATTGTATGCACGCACATACACAAGCATGCACATACAAAACGCACCCCTCCGCCACGCGAACTGTTCCAGACTTGCCAATTGCCCACCCGTCACCTGATCCCCCTCTTCTTGCTAACAGGTCACTTGTGTTCCGTGCCATGTTGCACACCACTGGGTAAAATGCATCCCCCAGTGTCCCTCGCAGTTAGACCAGCCTGTGTGACGCGCTCTTGACCAACGAGAGAAAAGGCTACTGGTGGGCCTTTTGCCAGGAACACTCCTGGAGGGGCCGCCCTGTCCCTCTTCTGTCCCAGTCCCCCCAGCAGGAGCGTGGGCAGCACTGGGGTGGACGTGACCGGGTGAAGGCCGTGTGCAGAGGCCGGGTGGGCGGCTCCGGGGTCAGGGCCACCTGCCCGGCTTCTCTGGCACCGCCGCACTGCCCAGCTCCGTCCCAAGGGCCCGGCGCGGGTCCGGGCTCCGCTTGCCAGCGTCATACTCTGTCCCTTTACAGCACGCGGCACTGCCTCCCTCTCCGGATGCAAAACACATAGAAACATAAAACGAGGGGTGCCTTGGGCAAAGTTTGTACTTATTTAATAAGAAaactgcttctttaaaaaaatagtgtcttTCCGTGCTGAGGTGTGAGCGGTTACTGCACGAGCTGGAAACAGAGTCGCGACAGGTCCTGCCGGCGACGGAACCCAACCTGACGCAGGTCTCGGGACCCTGAGGCTGCGGGGCCGCGGCGCGGCTCCCTGGGTCGGCGAGGATGGCCCTGCACCAGTGGGCCGGCCGCCGCCTCAGTCGCTGTCTCCCAGGGGGCTGGGTGCCTGCGGAACAAGAGCAAAAGTGGGGATGGGGCGGGGCGGTCCGTGGGGACGCACCACACCAgggcccctccccccgcctgccCTGTCGGGGAGGAGCGCCAACACGTGTCCTCGCCTGCctgcctggggggcgggggacccAGGGGAACAAGGGACGGGATGTGGAAGGTCTCTCTCAAGGTGTCCAGCCAGCCAGCAGCCAAAGGTGGTTCCAGCAATGGCGAGCAGAGGGCGGGCccagcaccccccctccccccgcatcAGATCTGCGCATGCGCCGCCTCCTACCCGACCCCCACCACCTGCCAAATTAGAGTGGcaattttttcacttaaaattccaGAATGCCACTTTCTCTTGGAAAAACTTGGGACTCTCCCGACGtggccctccccgcccctcctcacATGACCCTCCCGCACAACGTGGCCCTCTCCCAGAGATGGCCCACCGGCCCCCCACCCGAAGTGGCGCCCTCTGGTGGCGGGGAGACGGAACAGGGGCGTTCCTGCCGGCCAGCGTCCACCGATTCCCATCGCCGCGCAGACACCGCTGCCACTTGTGACCCCACCTGCACACCTGCTTTTCCACACCTGGCTCACTCGCCTTGCCTACGTCACCCGCGTGCACCAGTTTACAACCCCAGGCGTGCAGGCAGCAGTGTTTCTGTGGACGCCTAGATGACAGCCCCGAGAACACCGGCTCAGGACCCCTCCCCCCGCAGGGGAGAGACCTACGGCCGCAGACCCACTAGCTCCAGGGCCTGGAACAGACGCCCCCTCCTAAATGCAGCTGGCAGGGATGAGCCGCCGCCGCCCCCAGCCATGGCCCCGGCAGGATCTTGCGGGTGGGACATTCGGGAGCGGGCGTGACAACAGACACATGCTGAGGACCCAGCAGGGCTCACCCTGACACTTCCGTCTCACCAATGGGAAGGCCAGCCACCAAGCACAGCCTTCGTCCAAAGTCACTAAGCACAGAGTGGGGAGCGGACACCAAGCAACATTTTGGGGTCACCAGCCACCCATTCCAATGCCCGGCTCTGCTGGTCTGCAGTGGTGTGACCccgtgacacccccccccccccccacccccggggctcaGCTTGCTTGTCTGCATGATGGACACAGGGACACCGGTGCAGAGCAGGCTAGAAGCTCGGCTGAGCTCCTGAAAGGGAAGGCCTGTGGCGGCCCCGGGGCCCCCGCCTCCAGCCCctggtcccccaccccaccttggcGCCCAGGCCGGCTGCCGCGTGGGCGGTGGCGTCGAAGTCATGCACGGGCAGGGTGCCCAGCCACCGGGCCATGGACCGCTCCTGGCGCTCGGTGCTGATGATGGTGGGGTAGATGTGCTGCTCCTTGAACGCCGCGACCCCCGCCTCCTCCTGGGTCCAGTCCAGCGGCTCATGCAGCCCGTCGTTGCCAAAGCGCTGGTTGTACTTGTCGAAGTGCACGCGCTCCAGGACCAGGCCGAGCCCCGGCGCCTTGGGCACGTCCACCTTCGCCTCGCCCCAGCTGCGTTCCAGCAGGCTCTCGGGGGCGTAGCCCTTGATCACGGCCACCACCAGGCCGACCATCTTCCTGATCTGGTGCGTCATGAAGCTCTGGCCCTTCACCTTGATCACCGCGAACTCCATGCCCTCCCGCACGAAAGGCTCCTCGCAGAACATGTCCAGGATGTAGCGCCGAGCGCTGGCCTCCCGGGGCCCCTTCTGCGAGGTGAAGTTGTGGAAGTTGTGCGTGCCCTTGTAGCAGGCGAGGAGCGCGTTCACCCGCCGCAGCGTGTCCGCGCTCAGCCGGTAGCTCTCGTCCTGCACGTCGTGGTCCTTGTGGGCGAAGGCGAACGTGGGCAGCATGTACAGGTAGGTCCTGGCGTCACACTTGTTCTTGGAGTTGAAGCCGCCCGTGACCCTCTTCAGTCCTTGAGGGGAGAAGGGGCAAATGAGGACCACACTTCCCACCGACAAGCGTCTGGACCGCATGCACACGGTCCGACTTCCGCGCACAAGCCTGCACCCGCCCAGCGTGCAACCTCACAgccacgcacgcacacgcacacgcacactcaTCAAAAGCACAGGCATGTGTTAAAACCCAGGGCTCGTCAAGATGCAGGGGGCTCATCTCCACAGGACGCACAACACTGCAGATGGGAAGCGTGGCGCGACCCGAAACCACCCCTTACGAGCGGTTGGTTCTGTGCGAAGACACCGAGGCAGCAGCACGtttaacagcaaaaacaaacaaacagagaaaaCTTAGAAAGCCCAGCCACAGAAAAACGGATCCAGGATGCTCTGGAACGATCGTGGGGTGAAGCAGCGGGCAGCCCCTGAAGACGAGGAGGGCGGGTCTGTGGGAGACACCTGTCCCGTGGGGGAGCCAGCACGTTCTTGGTCGTGTCTGCGTGGCTGTTGTATCTGCTCGGGGGAAggttttcttttaacgtttatttacgatttttgagagacagagacagagcatgagcgggggaggggcagagagagggaggcccagaatccgaagcaggctccaggctccgagctgcccacagagcctgatgctctggggcttgaacccatgaaccatgagatcatgacccgagtggaagtcggacactcaaccaactgagccacccaggtgccccgctccGGTGGGAATTTGAGTTACAAATTCATGGTCGTCCACACCGAGCATCGCCAAGCTGCACTGTGCACAGGGCTGCCCCGTGTGTGATGCCACGCAGGGAGCGCTGACCGCTGAGCTGACCGGATGGGATGCAGTGTTTGTTTTAGCGAAACGGGCCCATCTGTGGAAGGTGCCGCAGAGCCTCCCACGGAAGCGCGCTGTTCGAGGCCTCGGGAGGCCTGGCGAGGATGGGCTCCACGAGGCGCCACCCGCAGGAGCGTCTCCCGGGGGGCGGAGCGCCCGCCCCCCATGACAAACAAGGGCCCCGCTTCGCTAGCACACGTGGGCTCGGCAATCGACGGGTGCTGGCCGCCTCACGCCCAGAGTCTGGTTTGTGCCACAGCTCGCAGCGGCTTTGCCCAAGAGACTCGCGCTCGCCCACGCCCCAGGCGTGCTGCCTGATTCCACAGACAGAACCCCACAGCGACAGGAAGCAGAGCGGCAGTGGGGGGCGGGTCTCACCCGAGAAGGTTCCGCAGACGTGAGGTACGTCAAAACCTCCCAACTGTATACTTAAACCTGCCGCTGGTCATTCGGCAATTGTACCTCGACCGGCAGGTCATTTAGCCGGCTGCGCGCAGGGCGGCCGGCACGTCCGGGTGGAGCCATACACGCCCATCGGCACCAAGCCCAGGGAAGGGACAGGGCCACGCCGCTGTGGTTTTCGGGCTCCACGACAAGTGGGCTGAGGGGAAGCGGCAAGGCAGGCTCGAACACAGACGACACCACGGCCGCTCGGCCTGGGCGCCGGCAGGAGTAGGGCGGGTACAGTCAGGGAGCGCGTGCGGCCGAGACCGAGGTCCCGGGGCCACGCGGCCCCGGCCGTCCACAGAGTCTGACAACCGCCGCTCTCAGCCCCAAAGCAACCACTGAAGAACCACATCAAGTTACAGCTACCGGGGCAGCCAAGATGATCGTTAATTAAATGGAATTATGAAAAATGTCAgtccagaagaagaaacagaaaaaaaggggaacCCAGAACAGACAGGACAAAGAGAAACAGACGGCGAGTTCTACACCAACCATCCCAGCACCAGGGCGAACGTG from Prionailurus viverrinus isolate Anna chromosome D3, UM_Priviv_1.0, whole genome shotgun sequence includes the following:
- the PUS1 gene encoding pseudouridylate synthase 1 homolog isoform X1; translated protein: MAIRVVRAAAGAVRRACGPCSPSLGPRLLRLPPMAGNVETPAPVGARPERDPKARGGWRGGARIWEETEQQAKKLRSASDAEQHRKLPKRKIVLLMGYSGKGYHGMQRNVGSSQFKTIEDDLVSALVRSGCIPENHGEDMRKMSFQRCARTDKGVSAAGQVVSLKVWLIDDILEKINGHLPPHIRILGLKRVTGGFNSKNKCDARTYLYMLPTFAFAHKDHDVQDESYRLSADTLRRVNALLACYKGTHNFHNFTSQKGPREASARRYILDMFCEEPFVREGMEFAVIKVKGQSFMTHQIRKMVGLVVAVIKGYAPESLLERSWGEAKVDVPKAPGLGLVLERVHFDKYNQRFGNDGLHEPLDWTQEEAGVAAFKEQHIYPTIISTERQERSMARWLGTLPVHDFDATAHAAAGLGAKAPSPLGDSD
- the PUS1 gene encoding pseudouridylate synthase 1 homolog isoform X2 yields the protein MAGNVETPAPVGARPERDPKARGGWRGGARIWEETEQQAKKLRSASDAEQHRKLPKRKIVLLMGYSGKGYHGMQRNVGSSQFKTIEDDLVSALVRSGCIPENHGEDMRKMSFQRCARTDKGVSAAGQVVSLKVWLIDDILEKINGHLPPHIRILGLKRVTGGFNSKNKCDARTYLYMLPTFAFAHKDHDVQDESYRLSADTLRRVNALLACYKGTHNFHNFTSQKGPREASARRYILDMFCEEPFVREGMEFAVIKVKGQSFMTHQIRKMVGLVVAVIKGYAPESLLERSWGEAKVDVPKAPGLGLVLERVHFDKYNQRFGNDGLHEPLDWTQEEAGVAAFKEQHIYPTIISTERQERSMARWLGTLPVHDFDATAHAAAGLGAKAPSPLGDSD